A single window of Chlamydia ibidis 10-1398/6 DNA harbors:
- a CDS encoding SAM-dependent methyltransferase: MTLYIFPNTLGNRKVDILPSAIADVIPKIQGLIVESDRGGRAFLSLWKVPEPHRFPLAVLSKNDRSTKAWDFYLEPIVKKQENWGLISDAGLPCIADPGSSLVRRARVLGIPVKAFSGPCSITLALMLSGLPGQEFSFLGYLPQNPKDRSKCIRSCVGKHTTQICIETPYRNVHTFQALLDTLPSFAELCVGIDLDGDHEFISTRSVASWQHSSDLSEIHKKLTKVPTIFLFYIPK, from the coding sequence ATGACGTTGTATATTTTCCCAAACACTTTAGGCAATAGGAAGGTAGATATTCTCCCATCAGCCATTGCTGATGTGATACCTAAGATTCAAGGATTGATTGTTGAGAGTGACCGGGGAGGTAGGGCTTTCCTTAGCTTATGGAAAGTTCCTGAACCCCATAGATTTCCTCTTGCTGTTCTTAGTAAGAATGACCGATCTACGAAGGCTTGGGACTTTTATCTAGAACCTATCGTAAAAAAACAAGAAAACTGGGGATTAATTTCTGATGCTGGGCTGCCTTGTATCGCTGATCCTGGTTCCAGTTTAGTCCGACGAGCGCGTGTGTTAGGCATTCCCGTAAAAGCTTTTTCAGGTCCCTGTTCTATAACCTTAGCGTTGATGTTGTCTGGACTTCCAGGCCAAGAGTTCTCATTTTTAGGCTATTTACCGCAAAATCCAAAGGATAGGTCCAAATGTATTCGCTCATGTGTTGGTAAACACACAACCCAAATTTGTATAGAAACTCCCTATAGAAATGTTCATACTTTTCAGGCTCTACTTGATACATTGCCTAGTTTTGCTGAATTGTGTGTTGGTATAGACCTTGATGGTGATCACGAATTTATCTCTACGAGATCGGTGGCTTCTTGGCAGCATTCCTCAGATCTCTCTGAAATCCATAAAAAACTTACTAAGGTTCCTACGATTTTCTTATTCTACATTCCTAAGTAA
- the hctB gene encoding histone H1-like DNA-binding protein Hc2 gives MLGVQKKSSSKKTATKAVRKPARKAASTRTVKKATARKTVRKTAAKKTVTAKKAVRKPAVRKAAAKKTAVRKTTAKKTVARKAASTRTVKKATARKTVRKTAVKKTATAKKAVRKAVAKKTAVRKTPAKKPAAKKVARKSITRKVASSSAAMACCQKHHKHTAACKRVCASSAKRRSGSKGRVRTAHGWRQQLMKLVAR, from the coding sequence ATGTTAGGAGTACAAAAAAAGAGTAGCAGCAAGAAAACAGCTACTAAAGCTGTTCGTAAGCCTGCTAGAAAAGCTGCTTCTACACGTACTGTAAAGAAAGCTACAGCTAGAAAGACAGTTCGCAAGACAGCAGCTAAGAAAACAGTAACAGCCAAGAAAGCTGTGAGAAAGCCTGCTGTTCGTAAAGCGGCTGCCAAGAAAACAGCTGTCAGAAAAACTACAGCTAAGAAGACAGTCGCTAGAAAAGCTGCTTCTACACGTACTGTAAAGAAAGCTACAGCTAGAAAGACAGTTCGCAAGACAGCAGTTAAGAAAACAGCTACAGCCAAGAAAGCTGTTCGTAAAGCGGTTGCCAAGAAAACAGCTGTCAGAAAGACACCGGCTAAGAAGCCTGCTGCTAAAAAAGTGGCTCGCAAGAGCATAACAAGAAAAGTAGCATCCTCTTCTGCTGCTATGGCTTGTTGTCAAAAGCATCATAAACATACAGCAGCTTGTAAGCGTGTATGTGCGTCTTCTGCAAAAAGAAGGAGTGGTTCCAAGGGTCGAGTACGCACAGCTCATGGCTGGCGTCAGCAGTTAATGAAGCTTGTTGCTCGATAG
- a CDS encoding protein kinase family protein — MKKLIKLNKNKSAGYKFLSGWFFWDKKKEGSTEEVVSSDNTPSTENSITPSSSSTGENSNQSNSSATFSNPSHTNSIDVDSRASIPEGMNTTHSENPFEHITSSDFSDKSENPNKNSSSDHSYEASNSNENTGNTSVEGSEENKEPNLSDSGVAVSNGVGTSGTEAGAGSDGATSESGSTDVSTSNPNSGASGSGAGGVTPPSAANNEPEVSLGENSKFTTTWDVSGQRLTNLPQSSADGDIVTKGELVNYLPKGSKSISGKFLKTSGGLMVGNIDMNNSHTITGLPASFNNAFIGGTDGASVGLVNEQVGGLIENLNHAIDTINSFDEGGSNTRISAISTKLGTPQKNGTNDVTITKPSEAQFLLRDGTNAMKGDLSFQKKEGNIISPDPTVTNILINKSGTSGSTYVGTDSKPSSQVVGAITTKTPNSQWQQGVAVQDVLQTIAGINSTTQNKYPNWAGMTVPFLIYMKQPGTAPSNPAAKIINTNNTLYKSDDADQYFRLSDASRVHANVVSVLHRGIYLFSYAYRSVIDCWHFVIQTQRKNSFIKTMCWGSYDFVGNMYMWAEGGGAAVDIEIFVDIAEQTPYEGLFAISYLGAGY, encoded by the coding sequence ATGAAAAAATTAATAAAATTAAATAAAAATAAATCTGCAGGTTATAAATTTCTTTCTGGTTGGTTTTTCTGGGATAAAAAGAAAGAAGGAAGTACGGAAGAAGTTGTCTCTTCTGATAATACGCCTAGTACTGAGAATAGCATTACGCCTTCTTCTTCATCTACTGGTGAAAATAGTAACCAATCTAATAGTAGTGCGACCTTTTCTAATCCGTCACATACAAATAGTATTGATGTGGACTCTAGAGCATCTATTCCAGAGGGGATGAATACTACGCATTCTGAAAATCCTTTTGAGCACATTACATCTTCAGATTTTAGTGATAAATCTGAAAATCCTAATAAAAATAGTTCATCCGATCATAGCTATGAAGCATCAAATAGCAATGAAAATACTGGAAATACGTCTGTTGAAGGCTCTGAGGAAAATAAAGAGCCAAATCTTTCTGATAGTGGTGTTGCAGTATCAAATGGTGTGGGGACCTCTGGAACTGAAGCTGGAGCCGGTAGTGATGGTGCTACGTCAGAGAGTGGAAGTACAGATGTAAGCACTAGTAATCCTAACTCAGGTGCTTCTGGGAGTGGTGCAGGAGGAGTTACTCCACCATCCGCAGCCAATAATGAGCCAGAGGTTTCCTTAGGTGAGAATAGCAAGTTTACGACTACATGGGATGTATCAGGACAAAGACTTACCAATTTACCACAATCCTCTGCAGATGGAGATATTGTTACTAAAGGTGAGTTGGTAAATTATCTCCCAAAAGGTTCTAAATCTATATCAGGAAAGTTTCTTAAGACATCCGGTGGATTAATGGTTGGTAATATTGACATGAATAACAGCCATACTATTACTGGGTTGCCAGCATCTTTTAATAATGCGTTCATAGGTGGAACAGATGGAGCTTCTGTTGGTTTAGTCAATGAACAAGTAGGGGGGCTTATTGAAAACCTCAACCATGCTATAGACACAATTAATTCGTTTGATGAAGGAGGGAGTAACACGAGGATAAGTGCAATTAGTACAAAGTTGGGCACTCCACAGAAAAACGGTACTAATGATGTAACAATTACCAAACCTAGTGAAGCTCAATTTTTATTGCGTGATGGTACGAATGCAATGAAGGGGGATTTAAGTTTCCAGAAGAAAGAAGGGAATATTATTTCTCCAGATCCAACGGTTACCAATATTCTTATCAATAAGAGCGGGACATCAGGTAGTACTTATGTAGGAACAGATAGTAAACCCTCATCACAAGTAGTTGGAGCAATCACTACTAAAACACCAAACTCTCAATGGCAGCAAGGAGTTGCCGTACAAGACGTTTTACAGACTATAGCTGGTATTAACTCTACTACACAGAATAAATATCCCAATTGGGCGGGCATGACTGTACCTTTTCTTATTTACATGAAACAACCAGGGACAGCACCTAGTAATCCTGCAGCCAAGATAATAAATACAAATAATACTCTATACAAATCAGATGATGCCGATCAATATTTTAGGTTGTCAGATGCGAGTAGAGTACATGCTAATGTAGTTTCTGTTCTTCACAGAGGAATATACTTATTTTCTTATGCTTATAGGAGCGTCATAGATTGTTGGCATTTTGTAATTCAGACGCAAAGGAAAAATTCGTTCATTAAGACAATGTGTTGGGGATCTTATGATTTTGTAGGTAATATGTATATGTGGGCTGAGGGTGGGGGGGCAGCTGTCGATATCGAGATTTTTGTAGATATTGCTGAGCAAACCCCTTATGAAGGGCTATTTGCGATATCTTATCTAGGAGCAGGTTATTAA